In Vicinamibacteria bacterium, a single window of DNA contains:
- a CDS encoding FAD-dependent oxidoreductase produces the protein MDRRSALRGAGLFAAGALLDGCSSRGAPRASGPPDVPTLKLPKVTVSEERIIRTTVGLRPFRPAGFRVERENLGQKIIVHNYGHGGGGLSLSWGSSYLAVEKLSEGGNAPSKAAIIGCGALGLSTARLLQQRGTEVTIYAKDLPPFTTSNVAAGQWSPFSVAEFRRRTPEFDAQIERAARFSYRYFQGLVGSYYGVRWLTNYVLSDSPFGGSGEAEGIVFPETRDLSPGEHPFPVQHARQFVTMLIEPHTYLAAVMRDFQLAGGRVIVRELKDVDEIRSLPESAIMNCTGLGAKALFDDQELTPVKGQLTFLLPQPEVEYITLLGDLYMMPRSDGILLGGTFERGEWSLDVDEEALARIVEGHKKFFAEMRS, from the coding sequence ATGGATCGCAGAAGCGCCCTGAGAGGAGCCGGCCTGTTCGCCGCGGGAGCGCTCCTCGACGGGTGCTCGTCACGTGGTGCGCCGAGGGCTTCGGGGCCTCCAGACGTTCCGACGCTCAAGCTCCCCAAAGTCACCGTATCGGAAGAGCGCATCATCCGCACCACCGTTGGACTGAGGCCGTTCCGACCGGCGGGGTTCCGTGTCGAGCGAGAGAATCTCGGACAGAAAATCATCGTTCACAACTACGGGCACGGCGGAGGCGGCCTCTCGCTGTCGTGGGGAAGCTCCTATCTCGCGGTAGAGAAGCTCTCCGAAGGGGGCAACGCTCCCAGCAAAGCTGCCATCATCGGTTGCGGCGCTCTCGGGCTGTCCACGGCTCGTCTCCTGCAGCAGCGCGGCACCGAGGTGACCATCTACGCCAAAGACCTGCCACCATTCACGACGTCGAACGTCGCCGCCGGGCAGTGGTCGCCATTCTCGGTCGCGGAGTTTCGACGAAGGACTCCCGAGTTCGACGCACAGATCGAGCGCGCCGCGAGGTTCTCTTATCGTTACTTCCAGGGCCTCGTCGGGAGCTATTACGGGGTTCGCTGGCTTACCAACTACGTTCTGAGTGACAGCCCGTTCGGGGGAAGCGGCGAGGCCGAGGGGATCGTCTTTCCCGAAACGCGCGACTTGTCTCCCGGGGAGCATCCGTTTCCAGTGCAGCACGCCCGCCAGTTCGTGACGATGCTCATCGAGCCCCATACGTACCTGGCTGCCGTCATGCGGGATTTTCAGCTCGCGGGCGGGCGCGTCATCGTGCGCGAGCTCAAAGACGTCGACGAGATACGGTCTCTCCCCGAGTCAGCGATCATGAATTGCACCGGGCTCGGCGCCAAGGCTCTCTTCGACGATCAGGAGCTGACGCCCGTCAAAGGGCAGCTGACTTTCCTCCTGCCGCAGCCCGAGGTCGAATACATCACTCTCCTCGGCGACCTGTACATGATGCCCCGCTCGGACGGGATTCTCCTGGGAGGGACCTTCGAGCGCGGCGAGTGGTCTCTCGACGTCGATGAAGAAGCCCTCGCGCGCATCGTCGAAGGACACAAGAAGTTCTTCGCCGAAATGCGCTCGTAG
- a CDS encoding sulfite oxidase: MSWTRRELLARGGSAAAALALAQSRVISAAIPLAQGEEVVPFLDQPPTPPEAPGPWPLDEISMLDWQSLDSWITPNEGFFRVGHYDKPVLDESDWKLEITGLVRNPATYRLADLKAMPRKEVTFTLECSGNNGFPWFWGGIGNARWAGTPLAPILEKAGVDKQGIEVVFYGADEGDEEVRGNVTKQKFARSLSLEDATSADNLLCYEMNGVSLAPHHGFPVRLIAPGWYGIANVKWLTRIDVSDTRHMGRFMAKDYVTLREVDRGGSKEWTMTSVGRSRIKSLAAKVTKSAAGYRIHGAAWGAPIERVEVRVDDGDWTKATIDEGANEPFAWKFWHLDWSPSPGEHTIVSRAIDPGGDIQPTMDDPSIAGKKTYWESNAQLVRRLRV; the protein is encoded by the coding sequence ATGAGTTGGACTCGACGTGAGCTCCTCGCTCGCGGGGGAAGCGCCGCGGCCGCCCTCGCGCTGGCCCAGTCCCGCGTCATCTCGGCCGCGATTCCGCTCGCGCAAGGCGAGGAGGTCGTGCCGTTTCTCGACCAGCCGCCGACGCCTCCCGAAGCGCCGGGGCCCTGGCCCCTCGACGAGATCAGCATGCTCGACTGGCAGTCCCTCGATTCCTGGATCACGCCGAACGAGGGCTTCTTTCGTGTCGGCCACTACGACAAACCGGTCCTGGACGAGAGCGACTGGAAGCTCGAGATCACCGGGCTCGTTCGCAATCCAGCCACCTATCGGCTCGCCGATTTGAAGGCGATGCCGCGGAAGGAGGTCACGTTCACGCTCGAGTGCTCGGGGAACAACGGGTTCCCCTGGTTCTGGGGCGGAATCGGGAACGCACGCTGGGCCGGGACCCCGCTTGCTCCCATTCTCGAAAAGGCGGGTGTCGACAAGCAAGGCATCGAAGTCGTGTTCTACGGTGCCGACGAGGGCGACGAGGAGGTACGGGGTAACGTCACCAAGCAAAAGTTCGCCCGGAGCCTCTCCCTCGAGGACGCCACGAGCGCGGACAACCTTCTCTGCTACGAGATGAACGGCGTCTCGCTCGCGCCGCACCACGGCTTTCCCGTGCGTCTGATCGCGCCGGGCTGGTACGGCATTGCCAACGTCAAGTGGCTCACCCGCATCGATGTCAGCGACACGCGACACATGGGCCGCTTTATGGCCAAAGACTACGTCACCCTGCGCGAGGTCGATCGTGGGGGCTCCAAGGAATGGACCATGACCTCCGTCGGGCGATCGCGGATCAAATCGCTCGCGGCGAAAGTGACCAAGAGTGCCGCCGGCTATCGTATTCATGGCGCTGCTTGGGGCGCCCCAATCGAGCGCGTCGAGGTGCGTGTCGACGACGGCGACTGGACGAAGGCGACGATCGACGAAGGAGCGAACGAGCCCTTCGCCTGGAAGTTCTGGCACCTGGACTGGAGCCCATCGCCGGGGGAGCACACGATCGTCTCCCGCGCCATCGATCCAGGGGGAGACATTCAGCCGACGATGGATGACCCGAGCATCGCGGGGAAGAAGACTTACTGGGAGTCGAACGCCCAGCTCGTCCGTCGCCTCCGAGTCTGA
- a CDS encoding amidohydrolase translates to MNGIRLGHGGALVAGAIIAITACAPQESADLILINANVITVDEALPRAEAVAIKGNRILAVGAAGAVESHTGAETEIIDLDGATVVPGLIDAHMHFPRLGKRTKQLFLDETRSPSEAVAVVKEKIASTPPGEWVTGQGWHTVMWEMSGFPDSTELNAASPDNPVYLVGMASHAAWVNERALGIAGITTETPDPPGGEIVRTNRGEPTGFLRETAMDLVSRRLPQETRASRKADIELSITTALAMGLTEVHDAGVGYEEIEIYKELLEEGKLDIRLNVMFEIPDAGEVLEQFIANPPEVGLGEGRLTLRSLKIFADGALGARGAALLEPYADSPEEIGLLQADENELYEVTRKAMGAGYQVAAHAIGDRANRIVLDAFERAQEERPADRPRHRIEHAQVIAPEDIPRFAELGVIPSMQPIHATMDMGFAEARVGPDRIRGAYAWRSLVDSGAMLVASADTPAFPVKYSNPLWGYHAAVTRQDASGNPPDGWYPNQTLTRLEALKIYTINAAYAAFEEDVKGTLAPGKLADLTVLSKDILTIPPPEILETEVLMTLVDGRIVWKRQ, encoded by the coding sequence ATGAACGGCATACGGCTCGGCCACGGCGGCGCCCTCGTGGCAGGTGCCATCATTGCGATCACTGCGTGCGCGCCCCAAGAAAGCGCGGATTTGATCCTCATCAACGCCAACGTGATCACCGTCGATGAAGCGCTGCCCCGTGCCGAAGCCGTGGCCATCAAGGGGAACCGGATTCTGGCCGTCGGCGCCGCCGGGGCCGTGGAATCGCACACGGGAGCCGAGACCGAGATCATCGATCTCGATGGCGCCACCGTAGTTCCCGGTCTCATCGATGCCCACATGCATTTCCCCCGATTGGGAAAGCGAACCAAGCAGCTCTTCCTCGATGAGACGCGATCGCCGAGCGAAGCGGTCGCCGTGGTGAAGGAAAAGATCGCGAGCACGCCGCCAGGAGAGTGGGTGACGGGTCAAGGGTGGCACACGGTGATGTGGGAAATGTCGGGCTTTCCCGACAGCACCGAGCTCAACGCGGCCTCGCCCGACAACCCCGTCTACCTCGTCGGCATGGCGAGCCATGCGGCGTGGGTCAACGAGCGGGCTCTCGGTATCGCCGGCATCACTACGGAAACACCCGATCCCCCTGGGGGTGAGATCGTTCGAACGAACCGGGGTGAGCCTACCGGTTTTCTCCGTGAGACGGCGATGGACCTGGTCTCGAGACGTCTTCCCCAAGAAACCCGGGCGTCGAGGAAAGCTGACATCGAGCTCAGTATCACGACCGCACTCGCGATGGGGCTGACCGAAGTCCATGACGCGGGCGTCGGATACGAGGAGATCGAAATCTACAAAGAGCTCCTCGAGGAAGGCAAGCTCGACATTCGCCTGAACGTCATGTTCGAGATACCCGACGCGGGCGAAGTCCTCGAGCAGTTCATCGCGAATCCTCCGGAGGTCGGCTTGGGCGAGGGACGTCTGACGCTCAGAAGCCTGAAGATCTTCGCCGACGGGGCCCTCGGTGCACGGGGCGCCGCGCTCCTCGAGCCTTACGCCGATTCGCCGGAAGAGATTGGCTTGTTGCAGGCCGATGAGAACGAGCTGTACGAGGTGACCAGAAAAGCGATGGGTGCCGGGTACCAGGTGGCGGCACATGCCATCGGCGATCGGGCCAACCGCATCGTGCTCGACGCCTTCGAGCGAGCCCAGGAGGAGCGGCCGGCCGATCGGCCGCGACATCGGATCGAGCACGCTCAGGTCATTGCCCCCGAGGATATCCCCCGTTTCGCCGAGCTCGGCGTCATCCCTTCGATGCAGCCGATCCACGCGACCATGGACATGGGTTTTGCCGAGGCTCGCGTTGGTCCCGACCGGATTCGGGGCGCCTATGCCTGGAGGAGTCTCGTCGACTCAGGGGCCATGCTCGTCGCAAGCGCCGATACTCCCGCTTTCCCGGTCAAGTACTCGAACCCGCTCTGGGGTTACCATGCGGCGGTAACCCGGCAGGACGCATCCGGCAACCCTCCCGACGGCTGGTATCCGAACCAGACGCTCACCCGTCTCGAAGCGCTGAAGATCTACACGATCAACGCGGCCTACGCGGCCTTCGAAGAAGACGTCAAGGGAACGCTGGCGCCGGGAAAGCTTGCCGACCTCACCGTTCTCTCGAAAGACATCCTGACGATCCCGCCACCGGAGATCCTCGAAACCGAGGTCCTGATGACGCTCGTGGATGGTCGGATCGTCTGGAAAAGGCAATAA
- a CDS encoding cytochrome c/FTR1 family iron permease, whose product MTSDRLLPRILLFLPLFLGASLVFFPRAGATEAQRAATFTTPTGLGAEELLFLLQYVGTDYEGAVGGGEILDDFEYREMLEFTRILAEEYPKPDSPVKQGLDRLRAMVSERSEPHEVVARVRELVAAMTQELHVVTYPSRAPSLVDGRRLYETACRQCHGDSGDGLGPSAVDMTPPPTTFRGERMLGVAPHQLFNAIGFGVAGTAMPSYDETLSVAERWDLAFYVMTLRDGFAPSPPNEPLPITVKDLATRSDAELAQALEAAPGALDYYRSEIPETPEDELLRLAQRKLDESLAAYERGEGESAVRLSLEAYLEGIEPTEATLLATNARLVRSLERSLASYRASLRQGAPEEVVAPQLARLKALTEEARQELTDASSGLGFVFMQSATIILREGIEASLLVGLLLSYLTATGHREFRRYTIWGSVAGVLVGVLTWLAAQFVVGVSTLQREALEGLTSLLAAGVLFSVSFWVIHNADLKRWKSYIEDRAKSALGAGSGLALATVAFLAVYREAFESVLFYQALFLRHETAGAAIVLGLGAGVLVLFALVVLTFRYGKKIPLKPFFAVTGVLLGLLSFVFAGYGIGELQKIGWIKETPLPAVPYVPFLELQPTVEGLALQIGILLSFLLAWFISGAAQPKRRPEPQPAAS is encoded by the coding sequence ATGACGAGCGACAGACTGTTGCCCCGGATCCTGCTCTTCTTGCCGCTCTTCTTGGGCGCTTCTCTGGTGTTCTTCCCCCGGGCGGGAGCGACCGAAGCCCAACGCGCCGCGACTTTCACCACCCCCACCGGGCTGGGAGCGGAGGAGCTTCTCTTCCTCCTGCAGTACGTCGGCACCGACTACGAGGGCGCGGTGGGCGGGGGAGAGATCCTCGACGATTTCGAGTATCGGGAGATGTTGGAGTTCACCCGGATCCTGGCGGAGGAGTACCCGAAGCCCGACTCGCCCGTCAAGCAAGGCCTCGATCGCTTGCGAGCGATGGTGTCGGAGCGCTCCGAGCCTCACGAGGTCGTCGCCCGCGTGCGGGAGCTCGTGGCGGCAATGACGCAGGAGCTTCACGTCGTGACCTATCCTTCGCGCGCTCCGAGTCTTGTCGACGGACGTCGCCTCTACGAGACCGCCTGTCGGCAATGTCACGGGGATTCGGGCGACGGGCTCGGCCCGTCCGCGGTCGACATGACCCCACCCCCGACCACGTTCCGCGGCGAGCGCATGCTAGGCGTCGCTCCCCATCAGCTCTTCAACGCCATCGGATTCGGCGTGGCGGGAACGGCCATGCCCTCTTACGACGAGACGCTTTCGGTGGCCGAACGGTGGGATCTGGCGTTTTACGTCATGACCCTTCGCGATGGATTCGCGCCATCGCCTCCGAACGAACCGCTTCCCATCACCGTCAAGGATCTCGCTACGCGGTCCGACGCGGAGCTCGCCCAGGCGCTCGAGGCGGCCCCAGGGGCTCTCGATTACTACCGCAGCGAGATACCGGAAACGCCCGAAGACGAGCTCCTCAGGCTTGCGCAACGGAAGCTCGACGAAAGCCTCGCCGCCTACGAGCGAGGGGAGGGCGAGAGCGCGGTTCGGCTGAGCCTCGAGGCCTATCTCGAGGGAATTGAGCCAACCGAAGCCACGTTGCTCGCTACCAACGCGCGTCTCGTTCGGAGCCTCGAGCGCTCGCTCGCGTCCTACCGCGCTTCGCTACGGCAAGGGGCGCCCGAAGAGGTGGTCGCGCCCCAGCTCGCGCGGCTGAAGGCGCTCACGGAAGAAGCGCGCCAGGAGCTGACCGATGCGAGCTCCGGACTCGGTTTCGTCTTCATGCAGTCGGCGACGATCATTCTCCGTGAAGGAATCGAGGCGAGCCTTCTCGTCGGGCTGCTCCTGAGCTATCTCACCGCGACGGGGCACCGGGAGTTCCGTCGTTACACGATCTGGGGCTCGGTCGCAGGCGTCCTCGTCGGGGTCCTGACCTGGCTAGCGGCACAGTTCGTCGTGGGCGTCTCGACGCTCCAGAGGGAAGCTCTCGAAGGACTCACGTCGCTCCTCGCCGCCGGGGTCCTGTTCTCTGTGAGCTTCTGGGTCATTCATAACGCCGATCTGAAGCGTTGGAAGAGCTACATCGAAGACCGCGCGAAGAGCGCGCTCGGTGCGGGCAGCGGCCTCGCTCTCGCTACGGTTGCGTTCCTCGCCGTTTACCGCGAGGCCTTCGAGAGCGTGCTCTTCTATCAGGCGCTCTTCCTCAGACACGAGACCGCGGGAGCCGCCATCGTGCTCGGTCTCGGCGCGGGGGTCCTGGTGCTTTTCGCCCTCGTCGTTCTGACGTTCCGGTACGGAAAGAAGATCCCGCTGAAGCCGTTTTTCGCCGTCACCGGAGTGCTTCTCGGCCTGCTCTCCTTCGTTTTCGCCGGCTATGGCATCGGCGAGCTCCAGAAGATCGGCTGGATCAAGGAGACCCCGCTTCCAGCGGTGCCGTACGTTCCGTTTCTCGAGCTCCAGCCAACCGTCGAGGGGCTCGCGCTGCAAATCGGGATCCTGTTGTCGTTCCTGCTGGCGTGGTTCATTTCCGGCGCCGCACAGCCGAAGCGAAGGCCCGAGCCGCAACCTGCGGCGTCTTAG